One genomic segment of Tubulanus polymorphus chromosome 4, tnTubPoly1.2, whole genome shotgun sequence includes these proteins:
- the LOC141904371 gene encoding LOW QUALITY PROTEIN: uncharacterized protein LOC141904371 (The sequence of the model RefSeq protein was modified relative to this genomic sequence to represent the inferred CDS: deleted 1 base in 1 codon), protein MTRIQPELQSANPCRITVRHTCALKMENTPRNYPGKMTTPPCQPTEWWLRDEHVYSTAAEPSLNDCLETGPPLLNDLASIIIRFRLHKFAISADIEKAFLQIGLDSNDRKFTKFLWLSDQSNPESELKAYQFRSVLFGAVCSPYILNVTVKSHLRSIDTETARDISDNIYVDNVVTGVSSDTEALRFYHESVDITKSAGLNLRSWATNSGKLRELLETDEVADSDTESKILGLIWNTQRDSIGFPHKLKNELSCDVVTKREVVSRASKVYDPLGFLAPVQIRAKIFIQELWKEKFDWDQPIPDDLKLKWIHIATDLCDASEIHISRKYFEESDRGSDYEIHAFGDSSKVKEAYGSVVYLRNLTDTSLVMAKTRVAPVKELAIPQLELLAALTAARLITYVYRALASKIDISKTILWSDSQIVLHWIHSDKKLPVFVSNRVTQIKSVNIDEFKYCPTKDNPADILSRGICAADLQNCDLWWKGPHWLGQGDWPICDLFDSTILLTETESLDSQRSAIASQVRQKFGIIKEVNPAFYPDLPKMVRKCAYVLRFVSLLRGNKQATGQTLTVTELQKSENAIIRSVQKTYFTKEYNELLQEKTNSTLIKQLRLFMDNDGIVRVGGRLQNAPLNYSTTFPALLPSKSRLTELVVLDAHHNVKHAGLESTMTHIRQAFWIIKIRQAVKPILRKCVPCRLVTGLPYALPEPAPLQKDRLSEAPPFTACGLDFSGALHVRPNSLGTNKAYILLFTCASTRALHLEVVTDLSTPTFLHAFRRFAARRSVPNKIISDNASTFLSADETIRNIYESLTVHEYLLKNRCEWSFIPKRAPWFGGFWERLVGVTKSILKKVLGRALLSVQELITVVTEIIESVLNNRPLTYFSTDVNDPMPLTPAHLLYGRMLNNLPHIVISDDEINDPTFGTDRSKFEKRAIRLSELQKHFWNRWSSEYVTALRERHITLRKRAGQNVIKVGDVVLVHDDVKNRVNWKMTVVTELCRGNDGLVRSARIRTNNIITSRPISKLYPLEVSSVETDKPDIAPDSSMSDQPERNAKTKRQSAIRAQQNIKKWTGLISN, encoded by the exons ATGACGCGCATACAACCGGAACTGCAGTCAGCAAATCCATGTCGGATTACAGTCAGACACACTTGCGCtttgaaaatggaaaatacaCCGCGAAACTACCCTGGAAAGATGACCACGCCCCCTTGCCAACCAACCGAATGGTGGCTGAGAGACGAACACGTG TATTCGACTGCAGCTGAACCTAGTTTGAACGATTGCCTTGAGACTGGACCGCCATTGCTTAACGATCTAGCGTCGATCATAATACGCTTCCGATTACACAAATTCGCGATATCTGCAGACATTGAGAAGGCCTTCCTACAAATCGGCCTTGACTCAAACGATCgaaaattcacaaaatttcTTTGGCTTTCCGACCAATcaaacccagaaagtgaattGAAGGCTTACCAATTTCGTTCAGTGCTCTTTGGAGCGGTTTGCAGCCCATACATCTTAAACGTCACCGTGAAATCACACTTACGCAGTATAGATACGGAAACCGCTCGGGATATCTCTGATAACATATATGTTGATAACGTTGTCACGGGTGTAAGCTCCGATACCGAAGCGCTTCGATTCTACCACGAATCCGTCGACATTACCAAATCCGCCGGACTCAACCTACGATCCTGGGCAACTAACTCCGGAAAATTACGCGAACTACTAGAAACCGATGAAGTGGCCGACTCAGATACCGAATCGAAAATTCTTGGCTTAATCTGGAACACCCAACGGGATTCTATCGGATTTCCACATAAGCTTAAAAATGAACTGTCATGCGATGTTGTTACTAAACGCGAAGTCGTCAGTCGAGCTTCGAAAGTATATGACCCATTAGGGTTTTTAGCCCCAGTTCAGATAAGGGCTAAGATCTTTATTCAGGAACTGTGGAAAGAGAAATTCGATTGGGACCAACCCATACCCGATGACTTAAAGCTTAAATGGATACATATTGCGACTGATCTTTGCGACGCTTCAGAGATCCACATTTCACGGAAATACTTCGAGGAATCTGACCGTGGATCAGACTACGAGATCCACGCGTTCGGAGATAGTAGCAAGGTCAAGGAAGCCTATGGATCTGTTGTTTACTTACGTAACCTCACCGACACATCCTTAGTGATGGCAAAAACGCGCGTCGCTCCGGTAAAGGAACTTGCCATTCCTCAGCTCGAGCTGCTTGCAGCGCTTACTGCTGCCAGGCTTATCACATATGTCTATCGTGCTCTCGCGTCGAAAATAGATATATCTAAAACTATTCTGTGGTCCGACAGCCAAATCGTATTACATTGGATTCATAGCGACAAGAAACTACCTGTTTTTGTATCGAACAGAGTAACTCAAATCAAATCGGTAAATATTGATGAATTCAAGTACTGCCCGACGAAAGATAATCCGGCTGATATTCTCTCTCGTGGAATATGCGCAGCCGACTTGCAGAACTGTGACCTATGGTGGAAGGGACCACATTGGTTAGGCCAAGGCGATTGGCCCATTTGCGACCTGTTCGATTCAACAATCCTGTTAACTGAAACGGAATCATTAGACTCCCAGAGAAGCGCAATCGCTTCTCAAGTCCGCCAGAAATTCGGAATCATTAAAGAAGTAAATCCGGCGTTTTATCCCGACTTACCGAAAATGGTTCGGAAATGTGCGTATGTTCTCAGATTTGTCTCACTCTTAAGGGGAAACAAACAGGCGACAGGTCAGACCCTAACAGTTACCGAGTTACAAAAATCCGAAAATGCTATCATTAGATCGGTACAAAAGACATACTTTACGAAGGAATATAATGAACTACTTCaggaaaaaacaaattcaacgTTAATCAAACAGTTACGCCTCTTCATGGATAACGATGGAATTGTGCGCGTTGGGGGAAGATTACAGAATGCGCCACTAAATTACAGCACAACCTTCCCGGCTCTTTTGCCGTCGAAATCAAGGTTAACCGAACTCGTTGTATTAGACGCCCACCATAACGTGAAACACGCCGGTTTGGAGTCAACTATGACCCACATACGTCAAGCATTCTGGATTATAAAGATACGGCAGGCTGTCAAACCCATCCTACGGAAATGCGTTCCATGTAGGTTAGTGACGGGATTACCATACGCACTACCAGAACCGGCACCGCTCCAAAAAGATCGCTTAAGCGAAGCTCCGCCCTTTACAGCGTGTGGACTAGATTTCTCCGGTGCTTTACATGTTCGTCCCAATTCGCTAGGGACAAATAAAGCCTACATTCTGTTGTTTACATGCGCCAGTACACGCGCGCTTCATCTGGAAGTCGTAACCGACCTTTCAACTCCAACGTTCTTACACGCGTTTCGTCGCTTCGCGGCTCGTCGTTCCGTTccaaacaaaataatttcggACAACGCCTCAACATTTCTCTCCGCGGACGAGACGATTCGGAATATCTACGAATCTTTAACAGTACACGAATATCTGCTTAAAAACCGCTGCGAATGGTCGTTCATTCCCAAACGTGCACCTTGGTTCGGAGGGTTTTGGGAGCGTTTAGTGGGTGTTACCAAGTCTATCCTCAAAAAAGTGTTGGGACGTGCCCTTCTATCAGTTCAAGAGTTAATAACTGTCGTAACAGAGATC ATCGAATCGGTGTTAAACAATCGTCCGCTTACGTATTTTTCTACGGATGTCAATGATCCGATGCCATTGACCCCGGCACACTTGTTGTATGGCCGTATGTTAAATAACCTTCCTCACATTGTAATCTCGGATGACGAAATAAATGACCCTACTTTCGGTACAGACCGTTCTAAATTCGAAAAACGCGCGATAAGACTTTCCGAACTACAGAAACATTTTTGGAATAGGTGGTCGTCCGAATACGTGACCGCGTTACGTGAAAGACATATTACACTTCGGAAACGAGCGGGTCAAAACGTCATAAAGGTTGGAGACGTCGTACTCGTCCACGATGACGTAAAAAACCGTGTTAACTGGAAGATGACCGTCGTTACTGAACTCTGTCGCGGAAACGATGGTTTAGTTCGATCAGCTAGAATACGTACGAACAATATTATAACTTCGAGACCGATTAGTAAACTTTATCCGCTAGAGGTGTCTAGTGTCGAAACCGATAAACCCGATATCGCGCCCGATAGCTCTATGAGTGATCAACCAGAGCGAAACGCAAAAACTAAAAGACAATCGGCGATCAGAGCTCAACAGAACATTAAAAAATGGACCGGATTGATTTCTAATTGA
- the LOC141904373 gene encoding uncharacterized protein LOC141904373 yields the protein MAAQDKRLMQNRTTNRGLLTKTISKIQIILRSKAISELDRDRLLAAMETYKEKINILADLDQKLLLTVEEADLDKFITDADEYLTDIKENYRVLQRQIDRRFAADQHDTSLISDQSARSDRNSRRTVNLPKLSLMKFDGNILNWMEFFDSFNSAVGMDENLTDVQKFQYLRAQTTDEAAQVINGLSLTDGNYNHALELLKDRYGKPHVIIGAYMRALWELEPPSANHQSLRNFYDRLEAYIRGLRSLGKPEETYGDLLVPVVLDKLPGHIRQQMTRQRGNNDWNIVDLRTSLLKEIEALRAGDTLNNDFQDHDLTYPTAAFHTRVSTSKPKTFSRSNCAYCKSNNHNSHECRVFNGPGKRREIVIRDRLCFNCLGSHRSADCKSKLRCRNCQRKHHSSLCDPQRNHMATEPLQTNTDSTTHQVEVKITPTGGAVLLKTAFARISSESTSINATILFDEGAQRSFITQKMAQALHLVSNESEDIQISAFGGISGPARSLDVGTIKLNTSDGDLKIRTLIVPSISAPIHNHMSRKVLELPHIRNLELAHPYSDCENHEIELLIGADYYWAIVGNDIVRGPGPTAISSTIGYLPSGPTCQPTTHINLISALKVNTCAVENKREEINLQRFWDQR from the coding sequence ATGGCAGCTCAGGACAAACGCTTGATGCAAAACCGCACGACCAACAGAGGACTTTTGACCAAAACtatttctaaaattcaaattattctaAGAAGCAAAGCTATTTCGGAATTGGATCGCGATCGGCTACTCGCAGCCATGGAGACGTACAAGGAGAAAATTAACATTCTCGCTGATCTAGATCAAAAACTCCTACTGACCGTCGAGGAGGCGGACTTGGATAAATTCATTACGGACGCAGACGAATACCTAACAGATATCAAAGAAAATTACCGGGTACTACAAAGACAAATCGATAGAAGGTTCGCTGCAGATCAACACGATACCAGCTTGATCTCAGATCAGTCTGCGCGCAGCGACCGTAACTCGCGACGAACGGTCAACTTACCAAAACTCTCCTTAATGAAATTTGATGGAAATATACTGAACTGGATGGAATTCTTCGATTCCTTTAATTCGGCAGTTGGGATGGACGAAAACCTTACTGACGTCCAGAAATTCCAATACTTACGGGCTCAAACAACGGACGAAGCGGCTCAGGTGATAAACGGGTTATCACTCACCGATGGTAACTACAATCACGCGTTGGAATTGCTCAAAGATCGATACGGTAAACCTCATGTTATCATCGGCGCATATATGCGCGCGCTGTGGGAGCTTGAACCACCTAGCGCCAACCACCAATCATTACGTAACTTTTACGACCGTTTAGAGGCTTACATAAGAGGTTTAAGATCTCTGGGTAAACCAGAAGAAACATACGGAGATTTACTCGTGCCTGTCGTATTGGATAAGTTACCCGGTCATATCCGCCAACAAATGACGAGACAGCGCGGAAATAATGATTGGAATATCGTTGACCTCAGAACTTCGCTACTAAAAGAAATCGAAGCCCTTCGCGCGGGGGATACGCTAAATAACGATTTTCAAGACCACGATCTCACGTACCCAACCGCAGCCTTCCATACCCGTGTATCTACGTCCAAGCCGAAAACATTCTCACGATCTAATTGCGCTTACTGTAAATCGAACAACCATAATTCTCACGAATGTCGCGTTTTCAACGGACCCGGAAAAAGGCGAGAAATAGTAATTCGAGACCGCTTATGTTTTAACTGTTTAGGTTCACACCGTTCCGCCGACTGCAAATCCAAACTCAGATGCCGAAATTGCCAACGGAAACATCATTCATCTCTATGTGACCCGCAGAGAAACCACATGGCAACAGAACCGCTACAAACTAACACTGACTCTACCACCCATCAAGTGGAAGTAAAAATAACTCCAACTGGAGGAGCCGTTCTACTAAAAACAGCGTTCGCCCGTATCTCTTCTGAATCGACATCAATTAATGCGACCATCTTATTTGACGAAGGCGCCCAAAGATCCTTCATCACACAGAAAATGGCACAAGCCCTACATCTAGTGTCAAATGAGTCCGAAGACATTCAGATATCGGCCTTTGGTGGAATATCAGGACCTGCTCGGTCTTTAGACGTCGGGACCATAAAGCTAAATACCAGTGATGGAGATTTAAAAATTCGAACCCTGATTGTGCCGTCGATTTCCGCTCCCATTCACAATCACATGTCGCGAAAGGTGCTCGAATTACCGCATATACGAAATCTCGAATTGGCACATCCGTATTCGGACTGCGAAAATCACGAAATAGAACTCTTAATCGGTGCAGATTACTATTGGGCGATCGTAGGAAATGATATCGTACGTGGCCCCGGACCAACAGCAATTTCTTCGACAATCGGTTATCTACCATCAGGACCCACATGTCAGCCTACAACTCATATTAACCTCATTAGCGCGCTGAAAGTTAACACATGTGCTGTCGAAAACAAACGCGAGGAAATAAATCTACAACGTTTCTGGGACCAAAGATGA